The following are from one region of the Leptospira neocaledonica genome:
- a CDS encoding DNA gyrase subunit A: protein MKDSNKSGKENFPKIPFEDQVNDDQRKYSRYVCDSRAIPHEIDGLKPVQRRILWAMWNSDARNRYTKTVKVAGLAMGYHPHGDRSIQDALSQMAQDFTFANNHPLVSGEGTFGDVLDPSAIASPRYTEVKLSDFVKDLGFFESLPDIDYVKNYDETEDEPIHFVGKVPIVLLNNIMGIATGFRCFIPGHKLSAIINSQVNYLKTKKPLPLKPWYKDYKGEVKMAKTEAGNTTMTTTFAFTWEGDTLYLTDSPMNWNREKVINLLDDILEKKEGWLKDYVDHSSQTFRIELNYKKGEKPTAKEISALFSKEDTQTLANNVITYDGRLKNFGPEEIIKRFCDFRKTHLIRRFKRLAGLEEEKIERNSELIRFIKEKWNEKVIGIKSKKDFEDKLQKAKFKYYEWLASIPIYRMTLDEVRKCEEAIVEAKTALSRYQGLVKEDKKLTEFMIGELAELKDKWDKE, encoded by the coding sequence ATGAAAGATTCCAATAAATCAGGTAAAGAAAACTTCCCTAAAATACCGTTTGAGGACCAAGTTAACGACGATCAGAGAAAATATTCTCGATATGTCTGCGATTCTCGGGCAATTCCTCACGAAATCGACGGTTTAAAGCCGGTCCAGAGAAGAATTCTTTGGGCAATGTGGAATTCTGACGCACGTAACCGTTACACTAAGACTGTAAAAGTAGCGGGACTTGCGATGGGATATCACCCACACGGAGATAGATCCATCCAAGATGCTCTTTCTCAGATGGCTCAGGACTTTACGTTCGCAAATAATCATCCATTAGTTTCGGGAGAAGGTACTTTCGGAGACGTTTTGGATCCGAGTGCAATCGCTTCCCCCCGATACACCGAGGTCAAACTTTCCGATTTCGTAAAAGATCTAGGATTTTTCGAAAGTTTACCGGATATAGATTACGTTAAGAATTACGATGAGACCGAAGACGAGCCGATTCACTTCGTAGGAAAAGTTCCAATAGTTCTTCTAAATAATATTATGGGAATCGCAACCGGTTTCCGTTGTTTTATTCCGGGACACAAACTTTCCGCAATTATCAACTCACAAGTTAATTATCTCAAAACCAAAAAGCCTCTGCCTTTAAAACCTTGGTACAAAGATTATAAAGGTGAAGTGAAAATGGCGAAGACCGAAGCCGGTAACACTACCATGACTACCACCTTCGCATTCACTTGGGAAGGAGATACTTTATATCTTACCGATTCTCCAATGAATTGGAATAGAGAGAAGGTGATCAATCTTCTGGATGATATCTTAGAAAAAAAAGAAGGCTGGTTGAAAGACTACGTGGATCATTCCAGCCAAACTTTCCGGATAGAGTTGAATTATAAAAAGGGAGAGAAGCCGACTGCCAAGGAAATTTCGGCATTATTCTCCAAAGAAGATACCCAAACTCTAGCGAATAACGTAATTACTTACGACGGTCGCCTGAAAAACTTCGGACCGGAAGAAATCATCAAACGTTTCTGCGATTTTAGAAAGACTCACTTGATCCGCAGATTCAAACGTTTGGCAGGTTTGGAAGAAGAGAAGATCGAAAGAAACTCCGAGTTGATCCGTTTCATCAAAGAAAAATGGAACGAAAAAGTGATCGGGATCAAATCCAAAAAGGATTTCGAAGATAAACTTCAAAAAGCAAAATTCAAATACTACGAATGGTTGGCCTCCATTCCAATCTATAGAATGACTTTGGATGAAGTCCGCAAATGTGAAGAAGCCATCGTAGAGGCAAAAACCGCCCTATCCAGATACCAAGGGCTTGTGAAAGAAGATAAAAAATTAACAGAATTCATGATCGGTGAATTAGCCGAGCTGAAGGATAAATGGGACAAGGAATGA
- a CDS encoding toprim domain-containing protein produces MSTAKTKTEKKPATGGERNFKKLSNVEHVRMRTGMWLGQNSASTFEQHFFRKNSGNLYEIVHEELEDVPAKLKCLDEACMNAVDEYRKNQKDKAIPEKDKMSKLIIQLSSDKKTVTVADNGRGIPAKNAEGVYLHLMYGENFDDHVKQDHVAGQNGVGISLVRMVSSYFKVKTTNDGSTFKKLFTLHEDAKKQIRSYKLSKEDTERVFLYFDEHGKFDDCPLLTKDQIEKLVPICKKTNMIEAIEKASKEDHGTAVEFELNPKYFNNIDTSFNVDLMKQYLQDIAMTNPGLEVQFVHKGKKEKYKFKKGLDEIFSHSDLTYYKMDYNAPAAGSQLHLEAYLVIGQNKNLTWVNSIFAPQGGSAIEYLENRLCDEVRKKSQIVSLEKKLKTSCTRNDVRNCFHMYVNMRLLNPRFKSQDKSYLINDLNEDIRNAVDKHLDKFIKKTGLLEEVKLQMEKRTQLKAFEDAQRGLKKASKMNIPKLMPPTGKPNDPGRVLFVAEGDSAIAGLRPARNPKLHGLFPLRGKPMNCKGVSLAKAIANEELKNIVAILGLPLDQKVKSIEELNYDKVSIITDADFDGYAIRSLMLSFFYEYWPELFELGLIHISSAPLYEVDVKMGDSKKTETMFCIDDKDYDALVKRVEKSGGQIVRKKRNKGLGETGKEAMKFAVDECMTKITIGNKKEASKIQNLWFHKDFAEQRRDAISEYAMSVIED; encoded by the coding sequence ATGAGCACTGCTAAAACCAAAACCGAAAAGAAGCCCGCGACCGGAGGGGAACGGAACTTCAAAAAACTCTCCAACGTAGAACACGTAAGGATGAGGACCGGAATGTGGTTAGGGCAAAACTCTGCTTCCACATTCGAGCAGCATTTTTTCCGTAAGAACAGCGGCAATTTATATGAGATCGTTCACGAAGAACTGGAAGATGTTCCTGCCAAATTAAAATGTTTGGACGAAGCTTGTATGAACGCGGTGGATGAATACCGCAAGAACCAAAAGGACAAAGCTATTCCTGAAAAGGATAAGATGTCCAAATTGATCATCCAACTTTCTTCCGACAAAAAAACTGTAACAGTAGCTGATAACGGAAGAGGTATCCCTGCAAAGAATGCGGAAGGTGTATATCTGCATTTGATGTACGGAGAGAACTTCGACGACCACGTTAAACAAGACCATGTGGCCGGCCAGAATGGTGTCGGTATTTCTTTGGTAAGAATGGTTTCTTCTTACTTTAAAGTAAAAACCACCAACGACGGAAGTACTTTCAAAAAACTATTCACTCTTCACGAAGACGCAAAAAAGCAGATCCGTTCTTATAAACTTTCCAAAGAAGATACTGAAAGAGTTTTCTTATACTTCGACGAGCACGGAAAATTTGACGATTGCCCACTTCTTACAAAAGATCAAATCGAGAAGTTAGTTCCGATCTGCAAAAAAACGAATATGATCGAAGCTATCGAAAAAGCTTCTAAGGAAGATCACGGAACTGCTGTCGAATTCGAACTAAATCCTAAATATTTTAATAATATAGATACTTCCTTCAATGTGGATCTGATGAAACAGTATCTGCAGGACATCGCAATGACCAATCCAGGATTGGAAGTGCAGTTTGTTCATAAAGGTAAGAAGGAAAAGTATAAGTTCAAAAAAGGTTTAGATGAGATATTCTCTCATTCCGATCTGACTTACTACAAAATGGATTATAATGCACCGGCTGCAGGATCTCAATTGCATCTGGAAGCTTATCTTGTGATCGGGCAGAATAAAAACTTAACTTGGGTGAACTCAATCTTTGCTCCACAAGGTGGTTCTGCAATCGAGTATCTGGAAAACAGACTTTGCGACGAAGTCCGTAAAAAAAGCCAGATCGTTTCCTTAGAGAAAAAACTCAAAACAAGCTGTACTCGTAACGACGTTAGGAACTGCTTTCACATGTATGTGAACATGAGACTTCTGAATCCTCGTTTTAAGTCCCAGGACAAGTCTTATTTGATTAACGACTTGAACGAAGACATCCGTAATGCGGTGGACAAACATTTAGATAAGTTCATTAAAAAAACCGGATTATTAGAAGAAGTTAAACTCCAGATGGAGAAACGTACTCAGCTAAAAGCTTTCGAAGACGCACAACGCGGACTCAAAAAAGCAAGTAAGATGAATATCCCTAAACTCATGCCTCCGACTGGAAAACCAAATGATCCGGGTCGGGTACTATTTGTTGCAGAAGGGGACTCCGCAATCGCAGGACTTCGCCCTGCAAGAAATCCAAAACTTCATGGCCTATTCCCTCTTAGAGGAAAGCCTATGAATTGTAAGGGAGTCTCTCTTGCGAAAGCAATCGCAAACGAAGAGTTAAAAAATATCGTCGCGATACTCGGTCTCCCATTAGATCAAAAAGTAAAATCCATCGAAGAATTGAATTATGATAAGGTAAGTATCATTACTGATGCGGATTTTGACGGGTATGCAATCCGTTCTCTCATGCTTTCTTTCTTTTACGAGTACTGGCCTGAACTTTTCGAGTTAGGTCTCATTCATATTTCCAGTGCACCTTTATACGAGGTGGATGTAAAAATGGGAGATTCTAAAAAGACCGAAACCATGTTCTGTATCGATGATAAAGATTACGATGCTCTAGTCAAACGGGTGGAAAAATCCGGAGGACAGATCGTCCGCAAAAAACGGAACAAAGGACTCGGAGAAACAGGAAAAGAAGCAATGAAATTCGCAGTAGATGAGTGTATGACCAAGATCACCATCGGAAACAAGAAAGAAGCTTCTAAGATCCAGAACCTTTGGTTCCACAAAGATTTTGCAGAACAAAGAAGAGATGCAATCTCCGAATATGCAATGAGTGTAATCGAAGACTGA
- a CDS encoding flavin monoamine oxidase family protein: MKITRSTFLKAGILTAAALLGSRKGNLSAQNTNSGKKVIVLGGGLSGLYSAYILGKTGSKVTLIEATDRVGGRVKSVQDPSGHVMDLGAEWVSSDDKTVRSLVRELGLKLQASPLVPDLFLGTYRKAGTWELSSKSQEILTKLVSQNSKLDTAQQQALDRISFYNYLIYQGVSPEDLTLLGHKLSLHYGDSIRVLSAEKVLSDLSQFPQRNSRIEGGMESIAKTLVMNIENTEFVFSDPVLSVEQDSAGVTVTTASGRKFSGSTCICTLPANQISNVKWNPGLDKEKLLAALRVRYSQIYKLFLVLKESPWESSPFAVHSDAAAQFLYDAGTKADTGDKVLGVIANGDRFSVFDSASQDQKVEYIRLTLDRLGLKKDLQIQRFYFTEARKDYVPNGIAEFPPGSFGSEIILRKPFDRIFFAGEHTGEITGTVEAALSSAIKAVNLV; this comes from the coding sequence ATGAAAATAACCCGATCTACTTTTCTAAAAGCCGGAATTTTAACCGCCGCAGCTTTATTGGGAAGTCGTAAGGGAAATTTATCCGCTCAGAATACAAACTCTGGGAAGAAGGTGATCGTACTTGGCGGAGGACTTTCGGGACTTTATTCGGCATACATATTAGGAAAAACAGGAAGTAAAGTAACTCTGATAGAAGCCACAGATAGAGTGGGAGGAAGAGTTAAATCAGTACAAGATCCCTCCGGTCACGTTATGGATTTGGGAGCTGAATGGGTTTCTTCCGATGATAAAACAGTTCGTAGTTTAGTTAGAGAACTTGGATTAAAATTACAAGCTTCTCCCTTAGTTCCTGATCTGTTTTTAGGAACTTATAGAAAAGCGGGAACTTGGGAGCTTTCTTCCAAATCGCAAGAGATCCTGACTAAGTTAGTATCACAAAATTCTAAATTAGATACAGCTCAGCAACAAGCTTTGGATCGTATAAGTTTTTATAATTATTTAATATACCAAGGGGTCAGTCCGGAAGATCTGACTTTACTCGGTCATAAATTATCTCTTCATTATGGGGATAGTATCCGAGTTTTGTCTGCCGAAAAAGTTTTAAGCGATCTTTCGCAATTTCCTCAAAGAAATAGCAGAATAGAAGGTGGAATGGAAAGTATCGCAAAAACCTTGGTGATGAATATAGAAAACACCGAGTTCGTTTTTTCGGATCCTGTCTTATCTGTGGAGCAAGATTCTGCAGGAGTCACTGTAACAACTGCTTCCGGAAGAAAGTTTAGCGGTTCAACTTGTATCTGCACTTTACCTGCGAATCAAATCTCTAACGTGAAATGGAATCCAGGATTGGATAAGGAAAAACTTCTCGCAGCATTAAGAGTTCGTTATTCTCAGATTTATAAATTGTTTTTGGTTTTGAAAGAATCACCTTGGGAATCTTCTCCTTTTGCAGTTCACTCGGATGCGGCGGCCCAATTCCTATATGATGCTGGTACCAAGGCTGACACCGGAGATAAGGTATTAGGAGTAATTGCGAATGGTGATAGATTCTCCGTGTTTGATTCAGCAAGTCAGGACCAAAAGGTAGAATATATTCGTCTTACATTGGATCGTTTGGGTTTGAAAAAGGATCTGCAGATCCAGAGATTCTATTTTACGGAAGCTAGAAAAGATTACGTGCCGAACGGGATTGCAGAATTTCCACCTGGGAGTTTTGGGTCGGAGATTATTCTAAGAAAACCTTTCGACCGTATCTTTTTTGCGGGAGAACATACCGGGGAAATTACCGGAACAGTAGAGGCTGCTTTAAGTTCCGCGATCAAAGCGGTAAATCTGGTTTAA
- a CDS encoding LIC_13346 family putative lipoprotein codes for MSCSLLTQWTEEKPLVSDLPSIRIYSNISSISASSESFRNQPGHLRYLILLTQASKEKIWTGEVDFWETKEDFHASLPKGIVFPKLSFKASIFSGSARLEDGESSNPKQVSFHPQGVLSWNWEGENFRSGIQTSSKQLNVSDWGILYNFSQSGIVWVAKEYRSLGKNVELNWENVRNSRTTLTTDYTSPSGRSFPYADYDYKNQIFQYVNLVEGRLPVWTFREEGELRLAWGILPEDLLSSKNVAQWKQKRKEELVSMHFYDATNNIPFTASADLKNYPIILLKDYDNARK; via the coding sequence ATGTCCTGTTCTCTTTTGACGCAATGGACGGAAGAAAAACCTTTAGTTTCTGATCTTCCCAGTATTCGGATCTATTCTAATATTAGTTCGATCTCTGCAAGTTCTGAATCTTTTCGAAACCAACCTGGCCATCTCAGATATTTAATATTACTGACCCAAGCTTCTAAGGAAAAAATTTGGACAGGAGAAGTTGATTTCTGGGAAACAAAAGAAGATTTTCACGCTTCCCTGCCTAAAGGGATCGTTTTTCCTAAATTAAGTTTTAAGGCATCTATATTTTCCGGTTCTGCCAGATTAGAAGACGGAGAATCTTCTAATCCTAAACAAGTTTCCTTTCATCCTCAAGGTGTTCTATCTTGGAATTGGGAAGGAGAAAATTTCAGATCCGGGATACAAACTTCTTCTAAACAACTGAATGTTTCCGATTGGGGGATTTTATATAATTTTTCCCAATCAGGAATTGTATGGGTCGCCAAAGAATATAGAAGTTTAGGTAAGAATGTCGAACTGAACTGGGAGAATGTTCGCAATAGCCGGACTACTTTGACTACTGATTATACGAGTCCAAGTGGCAGGAGTTTTCCATACGCGGACTACGATTATAAGAACCAGATATTCCAATACGTAAATTTGGTAGAAGGTAGACTTCCAGTTTGGACTTTCAGAGAAGAAGGTGAATTACGCTTAGCCTGGGGAATTCTTCCCGAAGATCTATTATCTTCGAAGAATGTAGCCCAATGGAAACAAAAAAGAAAAGAAGAATTAGTCTCTATGCATTTTTATGATGCTACGAATAATATTCCGTTTACTGCCTCGGCCGATTTGAAGAACTATCCAATCATCCTCTTAAAAGATTACGACAATGCCAGAAAATAA
- the gltX gene encoding glutamate--tRNA ligase, with protein sequence MPENKEVRTRFAPSPTGFLHVGGARTALFNYLYAKAQGGKFLLRVEDTDQARSTEESFKTILESLKWLGIEWDEGPHVGGPYGPYVQSERISIYKEYTEKLISEGKAYRCFCTQEELEAKKKQAEAMGVPYVYDGLHANMSEAEVQEKLKAGTPYSVRFKTPSKTLIFDDIIQGKVKFETKLIGDFIIVKSDGFPSYNYAVVVDDGLMKISHVIRGVGHLSNTPRQILIYEALGFPVPEFAHASEIVGMDGKKLSKRAGATSILAFRDLGYLPETFLNYMALLGWTSPDGQEYLPGDILPKTFDVHRCSKSPSTFDVFRKPKGGDEEVATNFSSLDQIADAMNPKSKLNWLSNKYIRELPIQKVAESLVPFLENRTDIPAEYRDPKNKELHSLVDSVRVYLDNLRQAPDYIAEFFVSDLKVEDGEAKEILSQEFSPNIVSTFYELLKKSDPKTDEDYKALMTQVGEQTGQKGKTLFMPIRVSATGKAHGLELPILFPLLGKEKLLKRIEKISVQVGISLP encoded by the coding sequence ATGCCAGAAAATAAGGAAGTTAGAACCAGGTTCGCACCGTCACCTACCGGGTTCCTTCATGTGGGCGGAGCTAGAACCGCCTTATTCAATTATCTATACGCCAAAGCCCAAGGCGGAAAATTTTTATTAAGGGTAGAAGATACGGATCAAGCCAGATCCACCGAAGAATCTTTTAAAACCATCCTTGAATCCCTAAAATGGTTGGGGATTGAATGGGACGAAGGTCCTCATGTAGGGGGCCCTTACGGTCCTTATGTACAATCCGAAAGAATCTCTATCTATAAAGAATATACTGAAAAGTTGATCTCCGAGGGAAAAGCCTACCGCTGTTTCTGTACCCAAGAAGAATTAGAGGCAAAGAAAAAACAAGCAGAGGCAATGGGAGTTCCATACGTTTACGATGGACTTCATGCCAATATGAGCGAAGCAGAAGTTCAGGAAAAATTGAAAGCAGGAACTCCTTATTCTGTTCGTTTCAAAACTCCTTCTAAAACTCTGATCTTCGACGATATTATTCAAGGAAAAGTGAAGTTCGAAACAAAACTGATCGGGGACTTCATTATCGTAAAATCCGACGGTTTCCCTTCTTATAACTACGCTGTGGTTGTGGATGACGGGCTCATGAAAATTTCTCATGTGATCCGTGGAGTGGGTCACCTTTCTAATACACCTCGCCAGATCCTTATTTATGAAGCTCTAGGTTTTCCAGTTCCTGAGTTTGCTCACGCTTCCGAAATCGTCGGAATGGACGGTAAAAAATTGTCCAAACGTGCAGGAGCTACTTCTATATTAGCATTCCGTGATTTAGGTTATCTTCCTGAGACATTCTTGAATTATATGGCTCTGTTAGGTTGGACTTCTCCCGATGGCCAGGAATATCTACCTGGAGACATTCTTCCTAAAACCTTCGACGTGCATCGTTGTTCCAAGTCACCTTCTACTTTTGACGTATTCAGAAAACCGAAGGGTGGAGATGAGGAGGTTGCGACTAACTTCTCTAGCCTGGATCAGATTGCAGACGCGATGAACCCCAAGTCCAAATTGAATTGGCTTTCTAACAAATATATCAGAGAACTTCCGATCCAAAAAGTGGCGGAGAGTCTGGTTCCATTCTTAGAAAACAGAACGGATATTCCTGCGGAATATAGAGACCCTAAAAACAAAGAATTACATTCTCTAGTCGATAGCGTTAGAGTGTATCTGGACAATTTGCGCCAAGCTCCTGATTATATTGCAGAATTTTTTGTATCCGACCTAAAAGTCGAGGATGGAGAAGCGAAAGAAATTCTTTCCCAAGAATTTTCTCCGAATATTGTCTCAACATTTTACGAATTATTAAAAAAGTCGGACCCTAAAACCGATGAGGATTATAAGGCTTTGATGACCCAAGTGGGGGAACAGACCGGGCAAAAGGGAAAAACTCTCTTTATGCCGATCCGGGTCTCTGCTACAGGAAAAGCTCATGGACTCGAGTTACCTATTCTATTCCCCCTCTTAGGGAAGGAAAAGCTACTCAAACGAATAGAGAAAATCTCGGTACAGGTAGGAATTTCCTTACCTTAG
- a CDS encoding DUF455 family protein, whose translation MTLNEYAQFLLSSPNLKDKLYSPEKMPEDIIWPDFVPKDRPERSSKISFSDKKSKMPRVEHLNSEENRILSLHHFANHELMAVEIFAWAILKFQNAPSSVRKSLYKTILEEQKHLKLYLDSIREWGMDLGDRPLNYIFWKQIPNMQTLQKFFAIMALSFEGANLDFSMIYQKAFEKFGDQKRADIMQIVQDDEIRHVKRGAKVVFSDGVLQGQQWEKYLEYLTHPFTPRRAKGFLYFPELRTKAGLSIEFAEALGAYTDEYDGTTNARIVKNVFGMGTT comes from the coding sequence TTGACTTTAAACGAATACGCGCAATTTCTCTTAAGTTCTCCTAATCTAAAAGATAAGTTATATTCTCCGGAAAAAATGCCGGAAGATATTATTTGGCCGGATTTTGTTCCTAAAGACAGACCGGAAAGATCTTCTAAAATATCTTTCTCAGATAAAAAATCAAAAATGCCCCGAGTGGAACATTTGAATTCCGAGGAGAATCGAATACTTTCTCTCCATCATTTTGCAAATCATGAGTTGATGGCAGTGGAGATATTTGCGTGGGCTATATTGAAATTTCAGAATGCTCCTTCTTCTGTTCGTAAAAGTTTGTACAAGACGATTCTGGAAGAACAGAAACATCTCAAACTTTATTTGGACTCTATCCGAGAATGGGGAATGGATTTGGGAGATCGTCCGCTCAATTATATTTTCTGGAAACAAATCCCTAATATGCAGACGTTGCAGAAATTTTTTGCGATCATGGCTCTTTCTTTCGAAGGTGCCAATTTGGATTTTTCTATGATCTACCAAAAGGCATTCGAAAAATTTGGAGACCAAAAACGAGCGGATATTATGCAGATCGTTCAAGATGATGAGATCCGCCATGTAAAAAGAGGAGCAAAGGTAGTATTCTCAGACGGCGTTTTACAAGGCCAACAATGGGAGAAGTACCTGGAATATTTGACTCATCCATTCACTCCCAGAAGAGCAAAGGGATTTTTATATTTCCCGGAGCTTAGGACCAAGGCTGGATTATCAATCGAATTTGCAGAGGCTTTAGGAGCTTATACGGACGAATACGATGGTACTACAAATGCTAGGATCGTAAAAAATGTGTTCGGTATGGGGACTACTTAG
- a CDS encoding LIC13341 family surface-exposed protein: MFRFVSFVRILILFSVFILLIACNSKTPSDSKIISLTIPEAEEKSPDVVLKKLGNLDEDPDLETFALVRNGTEEILAVFKKQNGEWTLKSKIGFNLLNIGPFVHDSKSSSWKVGEDENTKESGYVVKRILMEELPGDSFNSLFLEVLSEEPPLGLFSVPYVIRKGEKILDGLASLKDHQFLAKSKRIDFSYNKEEKNLTIFPNNRTYAQNFNFNGWELVPDVSNVAAPGLLSIEAPSEWKKGTASEVVIWFKNRGSYSGTTYITLSFPQGGKVEVDSGKEGLKYYSPGSSVYSFEKKYINSKVPLLEITKEGWARNHKYGVRFKYTPEVDGIPNLLVRSSSKSYRETINLPTDFSSVKTEVDQQGFKSYPLPLVSRGKSK; this comes from the coding sequence ATGTTTCGTTTTGTTTCTTTTGTCAGGATATTGATCCTTTTTTCAGTATTCATTCTTCTCATCGCTTGTAATTCAAAAACACCGTCCGATTCCAAAATTATCTCCTTAACCATTCCTGAGGCTGAAGAAAAAAGCCCTGACGTGGTTCTCAAAAAGCTTGGAAACTTGGATGAGGATCCCGACCTGGAAACTTTCGCTTTAGTCCGAAATGGGACCGAGGAAATACTCGCAGTTTTTAAAAAACAAAACGGAGAATGGACTCTCAAATCCAAGATAGGTTTTAATCTTCTTAATATTGGACCTTTTGTTCACGATTCTAAGTCTTCGTCTTGGAAAGTCGGAGAAGATGAGAATACAAAAGAGTCCGGCTATGTAGTTAAAAGAATTCTAATGGAAGAACTTCCTGGGGATTCTTTCAATTCTCTCTTTTTAGAAGTTTTAAGTGAAGAACCTCCTTTAGGTCTTTTTTCAGTTCCATATGTGATCCGTAAGGGGGAGAAAATTTTAGACGGACTTGCTTCTTTAAAAGATCACCAGTTTTTGGCAAAATCAAAACGGATCGATTTCTCTTATAATAAAGAAGAAAAGAACCTCACCATTTTTCCGAATAATAGAACTTACGCACAAAATTTTAACTTCAATGGATGGGAATTGGTACCTGACGTTTCGAATGTGGCTGCTCCAGGTTTATTAAGTATAGAAGCTCCTTCCGAATGGAAAAAGGGCACCGCCTCCGAAGTGGTAATTTGGTTTAAGAACAGAGGATCATATTCAGGTACTACATATATCACTCTTTCATTTCCCCAAGGCGGAAAGGTAGAGGTGGATTCCGGTAAAGAAGGGTTGAAATATTATTCTCCAGGATCTTCTGTATATTCTTTCGAAAAAAAATATATAAACTCCAAGGTTCCTCTATTAGAAATTACGAAAGAAGGTTGGGCGAGAAATCATAAATACGGAGTTCGTTTCAAATATACTCCGGAAGTGGACGGTATTCCAAATCTACTAGTGCGTTCCAGTTCCAAATCTTATAGAGAGACGATCAATCTTCCTACGGATTTTAGTTCCGTAAAAACCGAAGTGGACCAACAAGGTTTCAAAAGTTATCCTCTACCTTTGGTTTCAAGAGGAAAGTCCAAATAA
- a CDS encoding SH3 domain-containing protein: protein MKNNPFSSIVLIIVICFITLQKCAILEKYLGPNSSGSYYVIADRLNVREAPSSTSKKVGTLPYGTYLSFERTDQIEEINGKKSFWFFSKQAKGYVFGSFLNPKAPSAGVKEMKLTLRSSDFCYFFESQTVRLFSEKIILRIERTEEGGSCVEGEFTGNYKIEEGQIIGYDFHPTGGRDDCEKQGVDPKLPPIEYEYLRSLAISNSQMILKYDSFAEGFLTPGLEKAVRRSPKSIIREICVLRSKHYCNYGSDTFFEQGYYCESK from the coding sequence ATGAAGAATAATCCTTTTTCTTCGATAGTTCTAATTATAGTCATTTGCTTTATAACATTACAAAAATGCGCGATCCTTGAAAAGTATTTAGGTCCAAATTCTTCAGGATCTTATTATGTAATTGCAGATCGATTAAATGTTAGAGAAGCTCCGAGTTCAACCAGCAAAAAAGTTGGAACTCTTCCTTACGGGACTTATTTAAGCTTCGAAAGAACTGATCAAATTGAAGAAATCAATGGGAAAAAGTCGTTTTGGTTTTTTTCCAAACAAGCAAAGGGATACGTTTTCGGCTCCTTTTTAAATCCGAAAGCCCCTAGTGCCGGTGTAAAAGAAATGAAACTTACTCTGAGGTCTTCTGATTTTTGTTACTTCTTCGAATCACAAACTGTCCGTTTATTTTCAGAAAAAATAATATTGAGAATTGAGAGAACGGAAGAAGGAGGAAGTTGCGTCGAAGGAGAATTTACCGGAAATTATAAAATTGAAGAAGGACAGATTATTGGATATGATTTTCATCCTACCGGAGGAAGAGATGATTGTGAGAAGCAAGGAGTAGATCCTAAACTTCCTCCTATAGAATATGAATACCTTCGGAGCTTAGCAATTTCAAATTCCCAAATGATCTTAAAATACGATTCTTTTGCGGAAGGCTTTCTCACCCCTGGCCTTGAAAAAGCTGTTAGAAGATCGCCTAAAAGTATTATCAGGGAAATTTGCGTCTTGAGATCAAAACATTACTGTAACTACGGTAGCGATACGTTTTTTGAACAAGGGTATTATTGCGAGAGTAAATAA
- a CDS encoding ATP-binding protein — protein MRDTADSLLVKHHSGSYVMFLPPDLASIREFRRALRQSLEENTFISKDIQQIELAADEALTNSISANYNSSSEETIICRWIVDNSKFTLWIVDYGAGLKKEKIEEQVTEAKPSSLQEFLKKVKTYQEGKCEVLPNRGKLTQHRNLGKGLLIMQSLMDSVKIMYHCKEGRISSDPTDSSIRGSIIELAFDSKKH, from the coding sequence ATGAGGGATACGGCCGATTCACTTTTGGTTAAACATCATTCGGGTTCGTACGTTATGTTCCTGCCTCCTGATTTAGCCAGCATTCGGGAGTTCAGAAGAGCTCTTCGCCAATCTTTAGAAGAGAATACATTCATCTCCAAAGATATCCAGCAGATCGAGTTAGCTGCGGATGAGGCTCTCACCAATTCTATTTCCGCAAATTATAATTCCAGTTCCGAAGAAACTATCATCTGCAGATGGATCGTCGATAATTCCAAATTCACTTTATGGATCGTGGATTACGGTGCCGGTCTGAAAAAAGAAAAGATAGAAGAGCAGGTGACAGAAGCCAAACCTTCTTCCCTCCAAGAATTTTTAAAAAAAGTAAAAACCTACCAAGAAGGTAAATGTGAGGTACTTCCGAATAGAGGAAAGCTTACCCAACATAGAAACCTGGGCAAAGGTTTACTCATCATGCAATCCTTAATGGACTCGGTAAAGATCATGTATCATTGTAAAGAAGGAAGAATTTCCTCGGACCCTACTGATTCCAGTATCAGAGGGTCCATTATCGAGTTAGCATTCGATTCTAAAAAACACTGA